A stretch of DNA from Rattus rattus isolate New Zealand chromosome 1, Rrattus_CSIRO_v1, whole genome shotgun sequence:
ATGTTTCCTCCTTTGCCAATAAGTTCAGTGCTAtcccctactttcttttctatcaaagTTAGTGTGTCTGGATtcatattgaggtctttgatatacttggacttgaattttgtgcagggtaatagcTGTGGATctattcactttcttctatattcagatatccaattagaccagcaccatttgttgaaaatgctttattttttccccttgtataattttagtttctttgtcaaaaatcaagtgtccataggtgtgtatatttatgtctgAGAGTTTGATTCAATTCAATTTAtcaagttgtttgtttttatgctaatatcataaggtttttattgctattactCTATAAAACAGCTcaaaatcagggatggtgatacttctaaaagttcttttattgtataggatCATTTTaaatatcctgggttttctgctttttcatatgaagtttagcatttttttttcaagatctgtaaagaattgtgttggactTTGCTGGGAGTTGCATCGAATCTTCAGATTGTCCTTgttaagatgaccatttttacatgTTAATCCtattaatccatgagcataggggATTTTCTTCTGAtgcattttatgtgcatgttgatatatatgtatttctgaaGACATTTTAGTATGCCCTGAAGCtttaaggaaatgaaagactGTAAATAAGCacacttttttattaaattttcacaGTACTCTATACCTCAGTGTCAGGTAGCTGATCAGTGTTTGCAAGGCATTCCTCTAAGAAAGAAGACAATAGAACAAAGCCTTACCAGACGTTAGCATTTTAATCTTAGCCCTGTGAGAGCCATGTTGTAGAACTGTCCATCCATTTAGTTTTGTACCATTCAAGTATATAAGGTATACACATTGATTAGGGGAATCAGCGTCTATCCAAGGCCTTTTATAAGCAAATAGTCTATATTAATTCTAGTGTTCCTATGTATTTGTAGTGATTTATGCTAGTGTAGTGAGAGGAGCAGTTTATGAGACACAAGAGGATTGCCGTGGTGGAAGAACCTGAATCCTTATACCACATCTCTGAGATATAAAAGGTTAGACTATGTGAATTCAGTGTGAAAAccttttatttgttattcttaTTTAATAGGGATATCATCTGCCACTCAGGAAACAAGCCATTTGTGCACAAGGACTATGGAAAGATGCAGTTTACCTCTCTTTCGCCAACAACAGTTAGAGGATATATGAATAGACTTCATGAATATGACATGAATTTACAAGCACTTGGTGTTCCAACTACAGTGGGAATGCATCAACAGACTTACAATGGAGAAAAGTCTTATGAGTACCAGGAATATGGGAATTCTTTTGTTTATCCTGGTTCACTTTGCATATGTAGTGTGAATCACACTGTAAGAAAATGTTATGAATGCACTCAGTGTGGTAAAGCTCTGAGTtctcttcaaagacatgaaaaaactCATCTTGGAAGAGAAATTGATAAATGTAAGCCATGTACTAAAGGCTTTAACCATCACATGTAttttcaaacacacaaaagaaccAATAATGAAGAGGATACCTATGAATATaatcaatgtgataaagcctttagATCTGATTCTTCCTTACACCAAAGACCTCATTTGGAAGTAGCACCCTATAAATATTATCAGTATGAAAAAGACTTTGCACATCACAGTTGTCTTCAAGAACATAgaactcatactggagagaaaccttatgaatgtaatcagtgtggtaaagcctttggaAGTCGCCATTATCTTAAAacacatgaaagaattcataccggagagaaaccctatgcatgtaatcaatgtggtaaagcctttacaCATTACACAAGTCTTCGCAAGCATGAaaaaattcatactggagagaaaccctatggatGTAagcagtgtggtaaagcctttgcatgtcGCAGTAATCTTCAAATACATGAAACCTCTCATaaaggagagaagccctatgaatgtaatcagtgCGGCAAAGCCTTTGCACATATCATTTACCTTCAAAGGCATGAAAGAAGTCATGGAGACAAACcatatgaatgtaatcaatgtggtaaaggcTTTACACAATTTGGGCTTCttaaaaaacattataaaaatcatactggagagaaaccctatgaatgtagtcagtgtggtaaagcctttgcacgtCGAAATGAACTTCAAGtacatgaaagaattcatactggagagaaaccctatgaatgtagtcagtgtggtaaagcctttacaaGTCGGAGTAAtcttcaaacacatgaaagaactcacactggagagaaaccttatttatgtaatcagtgtggtaaagcctttgcaagGCGCCGTCATCTTCAAAttcatgaaagaattcatactggagagaaaccctatacgtgtaatcaatgtggtaaagcctttacaCATTTCACAAGTCTTCACAATCATAAaaaaattcatactggagagaaaccctatgcatgtaatgaatgtggtaaaACCTTTACACATTTCACAAGTTTTCACAATCATAAaaaaattcatactggagagaaaccctatggatgtaagcaatgtggtaaagccttttcaTTTCGCTGTAATCTTAAAATACATGAAGCCTCTCATAAAGGAGAGAAGCCccatgaatgtaatcaatgtggtaaagcctttgcacataTTGTTTATCTTCAAAGGCATGAAAGAAGTCATGGAGACAAACcatatgaatgtaatcaatgtggtaaaggcTTTACACATTTTGGACGTCTTAAAAATCATCTGAAAaatcatactggagagaaaccatatgagtgtaatcaatgtggtaaggCCTTTGCATGTCAAAGTAAtcttcaaacacatgaaagaactcacactggagagaaaccctatgtatgtaatcagtgtggtaaaaCCTTTGCAAGTCGCTGTAATCTTCAAGtacatgaaagaattcatactggagagaaaccctattcatgtaatcagtgtggtaaagccttttcacATATCATTTATCTTCGAAGGCATGAGAAAActcatacagaaaacaaacattatcaatgtaatcagtgtggtaaagaCTTTGTAAGTCAAAGTAATCTTCAGAAACATGAAAGAAGGCATACTGGAGAAGTAACCAATGGATGTAATTGATGCAGTAAAACTTTGTTACATCAGTATAAACCCTACTAATATAATCAGTGTGATTGATTATATAAGCGTTTGCATGTTACAGTCTTCTTCAAAGGAATGAATCCCTACTGAAGAGAAACACCACAAATCTAGTAAATGCAGTAAAGCCGTGCATACCAAGCACATTTTCcccccactgagtcatcttcctggTACTCATGTTAGTATAATCATTTCATCATTaaagtattgttttgttttcaaattgtaTATACATTTTCATCTAAGAATAGAGGTATACCAAACAATTTGACTAATAAAAcctatttgaaaatgaaaatatttatactgCCATCCTTTTGTATGGGTTATGCTAGTTTATTGAGGAATAAGTACataagtacttttttttaaatttagctgTAAGCAtcagattttttaaagatttatttatttaatgtatgtgattacactgttgatcccttcagacacaccagaagagggtactgtatcccattacagatggttgtgagccaccatgtggttgctgggaatagaactcaggacctctggtagagcagtcagtgctcttaaccactgagccatctctccagccccataagtaCTTCTTAACACTTTGTcggaaatgcaaataaatctcATAGAATTGTTGCAGTGGTTAAAAGTGACTGCTTCTAAGAAGTGCAGGccgccgacaggaaccggatgtagatctctcctgagagacacagccagaatacagcaaatacataggtaaatgccatcattaaaccactgaactgagaacgggacccccattgaaggaatgttggaaaggactgaaagagcttgaaagggcttaagaacccctatgaacaacaatgccaaccaaccagagcttccaggactaagccactacccaaagagtatacatggactgaccctgggctccaacctcataggtagcagtgaatagcctagtaagccccagtggaaggggaagcccttggtcctgccaagactgaacctacAGTGAATGTGATTGTAATCAcgaggtaatggggggaagatggggagggtctagggggatgtttgcctggaaactgggaaagggaataacaatcgaaatgtaaataagaaatacccaagttaatgaagatgaaaaaaaattgaaaaaaacaaacaaacaaaaaaatggcaCTAACAGAGTATATGGGCTTACTCACAAGGAGCATGAGTGACCAGGCAGGAGTTCTTTCCCTCAGATCACTTTTTATCTTTTGCCACCAAAGTCAGGTACACAGGTACAGTCCTTTCTGcaggtgctttctctgcctctgttagTCCTTCCAGGGAAATACTCCATAGACCAATCAGAGGAAAGTCCATTAGCTGACTTAAGATCTAGTCAGGCTAATAACCATGATTGACCGTTGTTTCTCTAAACTTTTACAATCTTAAAATTTAGGTAATTAAATATCTTCATGTTCACCCTAAAAAAATTTCAGTGTATTGATTTAAACAATGGCTATTAatattaatcttttgttttaaacattaaaatattttaggaaacatATTGTTAATGTATACCTATTATGTAATAGACTCACCTCTTTTTGGAGTAaggtataataaaatatattaacagataaaacaaaaaagtggCTGCTTctaagcctaatgacctgagtttattttctggaAGATCCACAGTACTCATACCAGTTTTTCTCTGATTACTATATTTGGGCTGTGacatatgaaacacacacaatcCACGACTtagataaattcttttaaaagtgaaataagGGCCACTCAACTGTTAAAGGCACTCGCTCCCAAATATGACTACCTCGGTTTGATTTCTAGTACTGACATAGAGGAAACAGAGAATAGACACCTGTAAATTGTCCTTTGCTTTGCATGTGCATTTCATGGTACAGATGCTTAAGAAATGATaacagtttttaaagaaataaacaaagcaaagcaaataacCAAAATACTGAGAACAAAGGGAACTATTTACCAATTGAAATTATTACACTGAAGCATTCTGTGGAGTGTTAATACTCAACGAAATAGTGATGGTTTCTGTTTAAATCTTATGTTGTTTGTCTCTGATTTAATTCAAAGATAGCTCATTTTATGAATATCTCACCTGGACCTAGTGGTGTGTTTTGGAGACATACAaatgcatctctgagtttgaggccatcttgatccacatggtaagttccaggacaccagtAGCCATGTAGAGCGATCCTTgctaaaaagaaccaaaaagaataagtaaatgtAGCACATATCACATTATAGAACCTTTCCTAATAATACTCTGTACTTTATTCAATTAAATCTTTCTAGGTCCTCACTCACATAAAGAGAATGGTGTTAGTAATGAAAATAAGCAATATGCTAAGTTCAttcacaggaatagaaatccATTCAATACTTTCATGACGATGTAGCAGGAACTTTTCTTCATGTACAAGGTAGAGGGGGTAATAGGACATCTTCATCTTTTACATTATAATGACATATTTGGATTCTGGAAAGTTGACTCAATAGTACTGCTCCTGTTGGGTGTCCAACTTGtgtttcctagcacccacatcaaatGCCTCAgaactacctgtaattccaggtccaAATGTACTCTTCTGGCTTGTTTGGTCACCAGGTATGTAAGTGGTGTAAAggcatatatacattttatatagttttatatatattatatgtttctCAATTATAGCAAGCTTGatagtacttttaaaattatgaactCATTACACACACATGATTACATGTAAATTATGTAGATATGCTACTTATTGTAAAaggggctttattttttttaaactaatttgaATAGAAAATTTAACTGTACTCTTAGAACATGGTTGTGCTTGTGTGGACACTTCAAGAATACAAGAaaagggctggagcgatggctcagtggctaagagcaatgattgctcttccagaggtcctgagtttaaatcccagcaaccacatggtggctcacaaccatctgtaatgggatctgatgcccttttctggtgcgtctggagacagctacagtgtaccaatatataatcaatcaatcaatctttaaaaaaatacaagaaaagtcTTGTGACCTTCGTTTCTTTGACCTTAGTTTTTTAAACAGAATTGCTTTTGGAATGTGGTTTCTTTTTACTAGTGTAGTGGATAAGAATGAGTTCTCTCCAGATTAATCATTATTGCCCTTGTTattcaattaaatgtttaaactATCCTTTATATGCCTATATGATAAAACTTGTTagttgtcttaaaacaaaaattccagcTGTATAGTTTCACCatatgaagactcaggagccagaccCTGGTGAAATCCTGCCAGCTCAGAGAGGTAGAAAAAGCACTCAGCTTACCTTCCTACTCCACCAACATCCCAGAAGAAAAaggctctttctccttttccatgaTGTCTTAAAGGCCCTTCTTTCTATTTacttatgttcactccctgtcagctGGTTAGTTGCTTTACCTCTTGGATTAAGGATGTATGCTTGGGCTAGGCCATACCACAAGTACTTGTTTACACTAGACAGAAAGCTCTAGGACCAAAGGCTAAGCCATACCTCAATATGATACTGTTCATACTACTGGGGTTCACAATGTGGTCAAATACCCTGCAATGCTAGTTTCCCATGTCTGGGTTCTTGTGATTGCATACAGCTCAACGTCCTGAAAACTTTACTCATATGACCTTTTTTTAACCCTGAGAATATAAAGTGTGTTGGGCCCTGAATAAAGCTGACTATTGCATGGGACTTTAGTCTGTCTCATTTGTTGGCTCCATTCTTCCAAATCTCCTCTAGAGTGGTGACAAGTGTGTCTGAACTTAGATCAGAAGTTGGCTACAAAAGAAGAGAATGGGGACTCTCACAGAAAGAGGTGAGTGAAACTAATGGGGCAGAAACTAGGGAAACCTTTGACTTTGTTGAGCTTGtgcatcatttttattaaatgaacATTCAAATCaccttaaatattaaaatcacaACCATTCAATTGCCCATAAGTTGTTTATGATTATAAACTCTGGTTTCCAGATGATGGAACTTTAGATGAAGAAGTATGGAACAGAATCTGAAGTAATATTGGACAGGAACATGAACTAGATGAAAAGCCTTCATCAGGCTTATATGGATGATATACTGTTGGCCCCCTTCAAAGATGAAGAGCTACCTTCCATATGTAACATGAATCATGATATGCTACCTAAAAATGGGCTTATTGCATCTGAAAAGGTACAATGATTAGACACTAATGATTTGAGGCTACTGATTACTAGAACAACTGTTAAACTACAAAAAATGTCCATTAGGTAAGACAACTTAAAAATACTTAACTTTCAGAAATTTTTAGGGGATATTAATTGGATACATCAGATGGCACCCATGCAACCACAGTACCGAGATCTGGGCATAGGCCTGGGAGAtttaacagaagacagagactcGGATCATTCATGCTaggagaatgccaaagctttactgaggttcacagtatatatacaccaagtccaTCGGGTAGAAAAACCCCTGgaaacacaatggaaaaacaagtttacgtTCTCATGATAAAAATAGGAAACGGAAATgacaaaaacaagtttacattctcaggataaaaacaggaactgactcaatggtgttttcttaaaaacaaaagtttccacatTTGTCTGGAAGACTCAGCAGGGAGTAAACACTGAGGGATCCCAGGAGGGTCCAACATACATCCAACTTTAGGAATGCCCAATTATGCAGTAAATCATACTATTTAAAACTCTAGAAGGTCAGATGTCATTTCAAAGTCCTCAGTTATTATCTTATTGGGCAAGAAAAAATGATAGCTATTTGAATCCAGACTAAAAGAGTCATTGTTGTAGCATTTGGATTCTTTGCTGCTGCTAAACTTACTCTTTTTCCCCCACTAAATTGTCTCCTACAAGTATTATAGCACAAGAGAATAAATCTTTGGAATGGGTTTATTTACACCACAAGGTCTATGAAATGTTTACTGCcttccttacttttctttctttattttttatattgtccCTAACAATCTGTTTAAGAGTGTTATACAACTCTATGGAGTCATTTGTAGATAACCTTAGAAGGATAGGAAACCATTATCCACCTGTCCAGCAATGTGATTTTCTCATCGAAACTGAATTTATGATTTCAAACCTTCCCACTTTTCCCATTCCACAGGCAGATAACTTATTTTATTGATGACTCATCTAATAGTATAGGAGAGATTCAGGGTCCAGATAGTCAAAAATCAATTAATACTTCTTCCTCAGTCAAACAGGTGGAACTTTTGTCCATCTATTATGATTAATTCgtgaattttaaataacattttagattttgtttatgtagtgggattgtttccagaaataaaaattgCCTTAGTTTCATCTTCACATACTGTTATGCTCTCACTCTACAGGAACTGCACCATCTCCTTGAAACCCTCACATGTCCTTTGTTTATTCCTCTTACTCATGTATACTCTGTTTTTAGTGCAGAATATGCAAGATGATACATTAACCTGCCCTCCTTTTACTCCTCCAGAATAGGAACATCAATATACTAATGCTAACAGATTTCATCTAGCACATCATGCTTAGATGAACATGAAAATTGTGCAGGAGTGTCCTATTTATGCTCTCTTTCACTGTCATGATTGTATAGTTAAGGTTATTCCCAAAGTTAAAAATACTAATTATGGCAAGTGAATGTCAGTCACTTTGTCCTTGTACCTTTGATGCCATACCTGCATATCTGCATTGATACATATGCCGATATTTCTTTGGACTGTACCTCAATCCTGAGAGAATCCTTCTTTGGTATGCTCTTCCCTTATACAAACTTTTGCTGCTATGGGCATGCCTTTGTATATAAATAGATGATGAACAGCCTGTAGTTTGTAAAAAGTTTAAGAAGTTCTTTAGAGAATGGAATACTGTTCATACTATAGTCATTCCTTATAATTCTCAAGGCCAGGATATAATTGAAAGAGCACAGAGAAcattaaaacaattattaaaacataaaaagtggGAATACCAGGGGCATTCTTGCACTTATTTactctccatttttaaaatttaccacCAGGTGATTAGTGTTTAAGAGTAAAAAACTCCATTTGTCTGCATAGCTTTCTGAACTGGCCTATGTGGTTTGAAGAATTTGAGAGTTTGATTTCCAGTTGGCTGAAAAAAATTAGGAAGGGTATGTGTCTATCCTTGCTGATTGATCCAGTGAGTCATTATGGATTCCTCTTCAGTTACTCTGGCTCCCAGCCATCAAGGAAAATGGTAGAAGGTGAGGAGACAGTGTAGGTTGCTTCTCTGGAGCAGTCCTGGATGTAGTAAATGCCAGGACTTGACAAGatgatgaaacacacacacacacacacactcacacacactcacacacacacatatatattagagGTAGAGATAAGGTTTTATACTTTTGGGATAATTTCTTATATGTACATTTGTAAGTACATTTGAAATGGTTGGGGTGAGAGGGGTCCCATTCCCATGGCACAGGAGAAGAATCCCACACTCTGGAGTAGGTAGCAGGTGAGAACGTAGGCTATTGACTGGCAGGTGTACTTATCTGGATGGAGTCTATTTGGTTCACAagaggtagatctgagtgggtttcctgtagcttatacaTTTACAAAAGAGATATATTTGTTAACAATATGAACAGTCTTTAAAATGAGCTTAGGGAAGATAAAAAACCTTTTGTGGAGTAGAAGGAACAAGaagggctttttttgttttgtctagaagactgcatatatatatggttaTCATACCATAATCCAGGCAGAATCTTGtcatatgtatagatagatagatagatagatagatagatagatatagatagatagataaacaatttttagtttacatttgaaagaaaagggaACTCAAAACCTTGACTTTGTGAATGTAGTTGATCAAATAGTTGATCATAGAGTTTTTGTATGAGAAACACCTTAAGTCCATAGGTAAAAGACaatcaaagaaaacttaaaatttgaaCCTATGATTATACAGTTGGATCatataatgaaatgttttatttgagtTGGGCTACTGTATAAGAGCTATACCAATTAATGGTAAGACAGTGACGTAGCAAGAAGAGGATATATGAAGCATTTGATCAATGGAAATTGAGTTTACATAAGGAAGTAGAAGGTTACATCTGTGAAGGCTTATATATGAACTTGTGTGCTTTATCATGAAGTCTCTTTTATAAGAGATCTGGTAGTCTTAAGTAATTAACAAATTGACTAATGAAGTAATATAGTGGTAGATTACCTTGGGATAAGGAGCTAGGTCTGTTTTCTAGCTCTCAAGCTTAACGtcaatgtagtcagaaatctTGGAAGAATCAATTATAATCTAGGAgtcatttaataattaaaataacagaagttGGTCTGTAGTCCACAAAGTAAACAGTTCCCTGTGGTCTCCAGGGCAGTTTTCAGGTTTCTGTGTTTTCCATGGCAACTTGGGTGGAGACAGTCTGGCTGTCAGGCCCAGAAGATGAAAAGTTTTTTCCTGTGGAGTAAATATGTGTGAAATGAGAAATGACCCACCTTGACTTAGGCAATATGAGACATTTAACTCTCTGGGTATCCTGTTTGGCCACAGTGTATGTAGGTCAAGAGCAGGCAAGGCAAtaaagcagtgtttctcagtggttagAATACCATAGTCCAGGCAGAATCTTGTGTTTGTGCCCATTATCTTCTCAGGGGTCTTGTGGGAGGGGGTCATGTTAGGCTTTGGGATCTTTGTCTGTCATAAGCTTAAACATTTAgcagatttctgacaagattgagaTCAGGTCTATTAAGCATATCTATATTAGACAACCTGTGTTTGTTTAATTACTTGTTCTAGATGATTCTGGCAAATATAGAGAGCACATTGTGACTAAATGACAGTTGCAGAAAACAAGGGCAGTGATCTTTAACCTTTTACTATTTAGAAATAAGCCTGGAGGAAAGTCACCTCTTATTCAGCAGAGAAAAACAcataaaggcacacacacacacacacacacacacacacacacacacacacacacacacacacaaagaaacaaatggccAAGGTTTGTCTGGAAGTTCATTGGGCATGCTTAAAAATCTATACATGGGTAATCTTAATTTGCTACAACTTGCTATACCTTGTGATACAActcttacttaaaaataaatctgaaaaacagCTATTTTAAATGGCAACTGCATGGTTGGCAGCCATCTTTACTAAGGGTAAAGGGTACTTGCCATGTGAGTTCATCATCATCTTAAGATGACCACATGGTATGAACCAACTAAGGCAGCGCCTATAAAACTTCTTAGTCCTGCTGAGCTCTCTGCTTATCATTTATACAAAGAAGACAGTAGCAGGCTTCCAAAGTATTTTGGATTGGTATGGACTTTTATGTGATAAAATTT
This window harbors:
- the LOC116911012 gene encoding zinc finger protein 431-like isoform X1, whose product is MDAVTYEDVYVSFTQEEWALLNPSQKNLYKDVMMQTCRNLIAIGYKWNNQNIEEHCQSSGKHERDIICHSGNKPFVHKDYGKMQFTSLSPTTVRGYMNRLHEYDMNLQALGVPTTVGMHQQTYNGEKSYEYQEYGNSFVYPGSLCICSVNHTVRKCYECTQCGKALSSLQRHEKTHLGREIDKCKPCTKGFNHHMYFQTHKRTNNEEDTYEYNQCDKAFRSDSSLHQRPHLEVAPYKYYQYEKDFAHHSCLQEHRTHTGEKPYECNQCGKAFGSRHYLKTHERIHTGEKPYACNQCGKAFTHYTSLRKHEKIHTGEKPYGCKQCGKAFACRSNLQIHETSHKGEKPYECNQCGKAFAHIIYLQRHERSHGDKPYECNQCGKGFTQFGLLKKHYKNHTGEKPYECSQCGKAFARRNELQVHERIHTGEKPYECSQCGKAFTSRSNLQTHERTHTGEKPYLCNQCGKAFARRRHLQIHERIHTGEKPYTCNQCGKAFTHFTSLHNHKKIHTGEKPYACNECGKTFTHFTSFHNHKKIHTGEKPYGCKQCGKAFSFRCNLKIHEASHKGEKPHECNQCGKAFAHIVYLQRHERSHGDKPYECNQCGKGFTHFGRLKNHLKNHTGEKPYECNQCGKAFACQSNLQTHERTHTGEKPYVCNQCGKTFASRCNLQVHERIHTGEKPYSCNQCGKAFSHIIYLRRHEKTHTENKHYQCNQCGKDFVSQSNLQKHERRHTGEVTNGCN
- the LOC116911012 gene encoding zinc finger protein 883-like isoform X2, whose amino-acid sequence is MMQTCRNLIAIGYKWNNQNIEEHCQSSGKHERDIICHSGNKPFVHKDYGKMQFTSLSPTTVRGYMNRLHEYDMNLQALGVPTTVGMHQQTYNGEKSYEYQEYGNSFVYPGSLCICSVNHTVRKCYECTQCGKALSSLQRHEKTHLGREIDKCKPCTKGFNHHMYFQTHKRTNNEEDTYEYNQCDKAFRSDSSLHQRPHLEVAPYKYYQYEKDFAHHSCLQEHRTHTGEKPYECNQCGKAFGSRHYLKTHERIHTGEKPYACNQCGKAFTHYTSLRKHEKIHTGEKPYGCKQCGKAFACRSNLQIHETSHKGEKPYECNQCGKAFAHIIYLQRHERSHGDKPYECNQCGKGFTQFGLLKKHYKNHTGEKPYECSQCGKAFARRNELQVHERIHTGEKPYECSQCGKAFTSRSNLQTHERTHTGEKPYLCNQCGKAFARRRHLQIHERIHTGEKPYTCNQCGKAFTHFTSLHNHKKIHTGEKPYACNECGKTFTHFTSFHNHKKIHTGEKPYGCKQCGKAFSFRCNLKIHEASHKGEKPHECNQCGKAFAHIVYLQRHERSHGDKPYECNQCGKGFTHFGRLKNHLKNHTGEKPYECNQCGKAFACQSNLQTHERTHTGEKPYVCNQCGKTFASRCNLQVHERIHTGEKPYSCNQCGKAFSHIIYLRRHEKTHTENKHYQCNQCGKDFVSQSNLQKHERRHTGEVTNGCN
- the LOC116911012 gene encoding zinc finger protein 883-like isoform X3, producing the protein MQFTSLSPTTVRGYMNRLHEYDMNLQALGVPTTVGMHQQTYNGEKSYEYQEYGNSFVYPGSLCICSVNHTVRKCYECTQCGKALSSLQRHEKTHLGREIDKCKPCTKGFNHHMYFQTHKRTNNEEDTYEYNQCDKAFRSDSSLHQRPHLEVAPYKYYQYEKDFAHHSCLQEHRTHTGEKPYECNQCGKAFGSRHYLKTHERIHTGEKPYACNQCGKAFTHYTSLRKHEKIHTGEKPYGCKQCGKAFACRSNLQIHETSHKGEKPYECNQCGKAFAHIIYLQRHERSHGDKPYECNQCGKGFTQFGLLKKHYKNHTGEKPYECSQCGKAFARRNELQVHERIHTGEKPYECSQCGKAFTSRSNLQTHERTHTGEKPYLCNQCGKAFARRRHLQIHERIHTGEKPYTCNQCGKAFTHFTSLHNHKKIHTGEKPYACNECGKTFTHFTSFHNHKKIHTGEKPYGCKQCGKAFSFRCNLKIHEASHKGEKPHECNQCGKAFAHIVYLQRHERSHGDKPYECNQCGKGFTHFGRLKNHLKNHTGEKPYECNQCGKAFACQSNLQTHERTHTGEKPYVCNQCGKTFASRCNLQVHERIHTGEKPYSCNQCGKAFSHIIYLRRHEKTHTENKHYQCNQCGKDFVSQSNLQKHERRHTGEVTNGCN